Proteins encoded within one genomic window of Brachybacterium avium:
- a CDS encoding L-threonylcarbamoyladenylate synthase — MTVHDTQNPESREDALAAAVDAVRGGDLIVLPTDTVYGIGADAFTPDAVAALLEAKGRGRDTPPPVLIGDHAVLLALAAEVPDYVEDLTEELWPGALTLILSAQRSLTWDLGETRGTVALRMPDDEVALELLRRTGPLAVSSANRHGRPAALSVLDAATQLGDAVEIYLDGGPARIGESSTILDTTVTPAEIVREGAISKEQIIEIVGDIFTAAEPVSEQEPSEEESSDGDLSGEEASGAQSSEAHSEDAPGIAETGTPADPTTAGSATPAANTSVLDLPAEPAPAPDVADAAALGQSAETRLDQVGEQTPAPTSEPAAGESGTESTSG; from the coding sequence GTGACCGTGCACGACACCCAGAACCCAGAGTCCCGCGAGGATGCCCTCGCCGCCGCCGTCGACGCCGTGCGCGGTGGCGACCTGATCGTCCTGCCGACGGATACCGTCTACGGGATCGGGGCGGATGCGTTCACCCCGGACGCCGTCGCAGCCCTGCTCGAGGCGAAGGGGCGCGGCCGCGACACCCCGCCGCCGGTGCTGATCGGCGACCACGCCGTGCTGCTGGCCCTGGCCGCGGAGGTCCCCGACTACGTCGAGGATCTCACCGAGGAGCTGTGGCCGGGCGCGCTCACCCTGATCCTCTCCGCCCAGCGGTCGCTGACCTGGGATCTGGGGGAGACCCGCGGCACCGTGGCACTGCGGATGCCGGATGACGAGGTCGCCCTCGAGCTGCTGCGCCGCACCGGGCCGCTCGCCGTCTCCAGCGCGAACCGTCATGGCAGGCCCGCAGCGCTCAGCGTGCTGGACGCCGCCACACAGCTCGGCGATGCCGTCGAGATCTACCTCGACGGCGGACCGGCCCGCATCGGCGAGAGCTCCACCATCCTGGACACCACGGTGACCCCGGCGGAGATCGTGCGCGAAGGCGCCATCTCCAAGGAGCAGATCATCGAGATCGTCGGAGACATCTTCACCGCAGCCGAACCCGTGAGCGAGCAGGAGCCCTCCGAGGAGGAATCCTCCGACGGGGATCTCTCCGGGGAGGAGGCCTCCGGCGCGCAGAGCTCCGAGGCGCACTCGGAAGATGCTCCCGGCATCGCCGAGACGGGAACGCCCGCCGATCCGACGACTGCGGGCTCCGCAACGCCGGCTGCGAACACGTCCGTGCTGGACCTGCCCGCCGAGCCCGCACCCGCCCCGGACGTCGCGGACGCCGCAGCGCTGGGTCAGTCCGCCGAGACCCGCCTCGACCAGGTCGGCGAGCAGACCCCGGCGCCGACCTCCGAGCCTGCTGCGGGTGAGTCCGGCACGGAGAGCACTTCCGGGTGA
- a CDS encoding N5-glutamine methyltransferase family protein: MHAQEVRTRLRSALAETTRQLGEAGVPSPSADARALIAHAADTESPLVLLDDLPETFAERLEKLTARRVQREPLQLILGRAPFRRLMLDVRPGVFIPRPETELAVDLMREYVEGPLGEVVDLCSGSGALGAAVLDELPRSQVLSVEVDPVAAELTAHNLEQAGPGRGRVLEADLLGMIPELAAVAPVDAVLSNPPYIPPEAVPRDAEVLEHDPHRALFGGGPDGLEVPRAVVAWAHRLLRPGGVLIMEHADVQGADAREVAAGCGGFDLFRTVPDLTGRDRFLVARRALGEPTSGSERLSR, translated from the coding sequence ATGCACGCACAGGAGGTGCGCACCCGGCTGCGCTCCGCTCTGGCGGAGACGACGCGTCAGCTGGGTGAGGCCGGGGTGCCCTCGCCCAGCGCCGATGCGCGGGCGCTGATCGCCCATGCCGCCGACACCGAGAGCCCCCTGGTCCTGCTCGACGACCTGCCGGAGACCTTCGCGGAGCGGCTCGAGAAGCTCACCGCACGCCGGGTGCAGCGTGAGCCGCTGCAGCTGATCCTGGGACGAGCCCCGTTCCGTCGCCTCATGCTCGATGTGCGTCCCGGCGTGTTCATCCCGCGCCCGGAGACCGAGCTCGCCGTGGACCTGATGCGCGAGTACGTGGAGGGGCCGCTGGGCGAGGTGGTCGACCTCTGTTCCGGTTCCGGCGCGCTGGGCGCGGCCGTCCTGGACGAGCTGCCGCGTTCTCAGGTGCTGTCCGTGGAGGTGGATCCCGTCGCTGCAGAGCTGACCGCCCACAACCTCGAACAGGCGGGTCCCGGTCGCGGCCGTGTGTTGGAGGCGGACCTGCTCGGGATGATCCCTGAGCTGGCAGCGGTCGCCCCGGTGGATGCCGTGCTGTCCAACCCTCCCTATATCCCGCCCGAGGCCGTGCCCCGTGACGCCGAGGTGCTCGAGCATGATCCGCACCGCGCCCTGTTCGGCGGGGGACCGGACGGTCTCGAGGTCCCGCGCGCCGTCGTCGCCTGGGCGCACCGGCTGCTGCGACCCGGTGGTGTGCTGATCATGGAGCACGCGGACGTGCAGGGGGCCGACGCTCGTGAGGTCGCCGCCGGATGCGGTGGCTTCGACCTGTTCAGAACCGTCCCCGACCTGACCGGTCGCGACCGATTCCTGGTGGCGCGCCGCGCCCTCGGGGAACCGACCAGTGGAAGTGAGAGACTGTCCCGGTGA
- the rpmE gene encoding 50S ribosomal protein L31: MKAEIHPAYAETQVTCTCGNSFTTRSTKNDGAISTEVCSECHPFYTGKQKILDTGGRVARFQARYGKKNA; this comes from the coding sequence ATGAAGGCTGAGATCCACCCCGCATACGCCGAGACCCAGGTGACCTGCACCTGCGGCAACTCGTTCACCACCCGCAGCACCAAGAATGACGGTGCGATCAGCACCGAGGTCTGCTCCGAGTGCCACCCGTTCTACACCGGCAAGCAGAAGATCCTGGACACCGGCGGCCGCGTCGCCCGCTTCCAGGCCCGCTACGGCAAGAAGAACGCCTGA
- a CDS encoding LacI family DNA-binding transcriptional regulator yields the protein MSAAARRATIIDVAERAGVSRQTVSRAMNDLPGISAATRERVLTAAKELNYRPSRFGRGLVERGPTTIGLVVDDLSNAYFAELGAAVVRACAPYGWNVVLAEALHAPHPERVAGDLARRVDALVGYGVLTADLRGTSGMPVVQLDGRESHLAEGGVIELLREAAMAELAVHLRDSGAHRPVVLDLVGGGGRSRSLALAAALRPLVGDGEVPVREVDARCGHREFLEEVLADGVDTVVAFNDVLAVRLLRTLRGLGVEVPGQVRLVGVDGLEIASLVTPELTTLSIDIEAVARETVSLVAGMLDGSVPLNGEAARRSVPYRLEVRAST from the coding sequence GTGAGCGCCGCGGCGCGCAGGGCCACGATCATCGACGTCGCCGAACGGGCCGGGGTCTCCCGGCAGACCGTCTCCCGGGCGATGAACGATCTGCCCGGCATCAGCGCCGCAACTCGCGAGCGTGTCCTCACCGCGGCGAAGGAGCTGAACTATCGCCCCTCACGCTTCGGCCGGGGGCTCGTCGAGCGCGGGCCGACCACCATCGGCCTGGTCGTGGACGACCTCTCGAACGCGTACTTCGCCGAGCTCGGTGCTGCAGTGGTCCGCGCCTGTGCCCCCTACGGCTGGAATGTCGTTCTCGCCGAGGCGCTGCACGCCCCGCACCCGGAGCGGGTGGCGGGGGACCTGGCGCGCCGGGTCGATGCGCTCGTGGGCTACGGGGTGCTGACCGCCGACCTCCGCGGGACCAGCGGGATGCCGGTGGTCCAGCTCGATGGCCGTGAGTCCCATCTCGCCGAGGGAGGTGTCATCGAGCTCCTGCGTGAGGCCGCGATGGCAGAACTGGCGGTGCACCTCCGGGACTCCGGCGCCCATCGACCCGTGGTGCTGGATCTCGTCGGCGGTGGGGGCCGTTCCCGCAGTCTCGCGCTGGCTGCGGCGCTCCGCCCGCTGGTCGGTGACGGCGAGGTCCCGGTGCGGGAGGTGGATGCCCGGTGCGGGCACCGGGAGTTCCTCGAGGAGGTCCTGGCCGACGGGGTCGATACCGTCGTCGCCTTCAACGACGTGCTCGCCGTCCGCTTGCTGCGGACCCTGCGGGGGCTCGGGGTCGAAGTGCCGGGCCAGGTGCGACTGGTCGGCGTCGACGGGCTGGAGATCGCCTCATTGGTCACCCCCGAGCTCACGACATTGAGCATCGACATCGAGGCGGTGGCCCGGGAAACGGTCTCCCTGGTCGCCGGGATGCTCGACGGATCGGTCCCGCTGAACGGGGAGGCGGCACGCCGGAGCGTGCCCTATCGGCTCGAGGTGCGCGCCTCGACCTGA
- a CDS encoding aldo/keto reductase, whose translation MSTPSSPFRWAVLGPGGIARRFASQLSSSQDGVLVAVGSSSPERASAFADEFPLDGPALVGDYAQVLASDQVDAVYISTVHTGHARLTAMALEAGKHVLCEKPLTPNSGTTMALIDLAARSGKVLLEAYMYRFHPQTVRVLELVTEGAIGDITHVDASFSFDTGARNGRLFDLDTAGGGILDVGCYPMSFARFVAGAVEGRAAIEPATITGSGTLGETGVDEWATAKLTFPTGMTASLRTGVRLADPQSATITGSRGVIRLSDPWGLGADTSIELDIVGEQPQRIEVPAAHAYALEADALAGAARGSGEVPELTGENSLGQARALDQWREQVGLRYPFEADDASIPTVTGRPLAAGSVQVGPAMTYGSIPGVDKQVSRLVMGCDNQMNLSHASAMFDAFVEIGGTTFDTAYIYGGGHIEKLFGQWVRNRGVREDVVVITKGAHTPHCDPASITRQLEESLERQGTDYADLYMMHRDNPEVPVGEFVDVMDEHLRAGRIRAYGGSNWTPERVDEANAYAKANGRAGFTILSNHFGLAEALDVPWKGCVHATDPQSKAWLEDRGIALLPWSSQARGFFTGRAHPEDRSDAELVRCYYSDDNFERLARAEELGRERAVPATAIALAYVLHQKFPTFALFGPRSIAEMRSSTLGLGVELSESELAWLDLRAPAR comes from the coding sequence ATGAGCACCCCCTCCTCCCCGTTCCGCTGGGCCGTTCTCGGGCCGGGCGGGATCGCCCGCCGCTTCGCCTCGCAGCTGTCCTCCTCACAGGACGGCGTACTGGTGGCCGTCGGCAGCAGCTCCCCGGAGCGCGCGAGCGCCTTCGCGGACGAGTTCCCCCTGGACGGCCCGGCTCTCGTCGGCGATTACGCACAGGTGCTGGCGAGCGACCAGGTGGACGCCGTCTACATCTCCACCGTCCATACCGGTCACGCCCGCCTGACCGCGATGGCCCTCGAGGCCGGCAAGCATGTCCTGTGCGAGAAGCCGCTGACCCCAAACTCCGGCACCACCATGGCGCTCATCGACCTCGCCGCCCGCAGCGGAAAGGTCCTGCTGGAGGCGTACATGTACCGCTTCCACCCCCAGACGGTCCGGGTGCTGGAGCTGGTGACGGAGGGGGCGATCGGGGATATCACGCACGTGGACGCCTCGTTCTCATTCGACACCGGAGCCCGCAACGGCCGCCTGTTCGACCTCGACACCGCCGGTGGCGGCATCCTCGATGTGGGCTGCTATCCGATGTCCTTCGCCCGTTTCGTCGCCGGTGCCGTCGAGGGACGGGCCGCCATCGAACCGGCCACGATCACCGGCAGCGGCACGTTGGGGGAGACGGGAGTGGACGAATGGGCCACTGCGAAGCTCACCTTCCCCACCGGGATGACCGCGAGCCTCCGCACGGGCGTGCGCCTGGCCGATCCGCAGTCCGCGACCATCACCGGATCGCGCGGTGTGATCCGGCTCAGCGATCCGTGGGGCCTGGGCGCGGACACCAGCATCGAGCTGGATATCGTGGGCGAGCAGCCGCAGCGGATCGAGGTCCCCGCGGCCCACGCCTACGCGCTGGAGGCCGACGCCCTCGCCGGTGCCGCCCGCGGCAGCGGCGAGGTCCCCGAGCTCACCGGCGAGAACTCCCTGGGCCAGGCCCGCGCCCTGGACCAGTGGCGTGAGCAGGTCGGTCTGCGCTACCCCTTCGAGGCAGATGACGCCAGCATCCCCACCGTGACCGGTCGGCCGCTGGCCGCCGGCAGCGTGCAGGTCGGCCCGGCGATGACCTACGGGAGCATCCCCGGAGTCGACAAGCAGGTCTCCCGACTGGTGATGGGCTGCGACAACCAGATGAACCTGTCCCATGCCTCGGCGATGTTCGACGCCTTCGTCGAGATCGGCGGGACCACCTTCGACACCGCCTACATCTACGGCGGCGGCCACATCGAGAAGCTCTTCGGTCAGTGGGTCCGCAACCGGGGAGTGCGCGAGGACGTCGTGGTCATCACCAAGGGCGCACACACCCCGCACTGCGATCCCGCCTCGATCACCCGTCAGCTCGAGGAGTCGCTCGAGCGCCAGGGCACCGACTATGCAGACCTCTACATGATGCACCGCGACAACCCGGAGGTCCCGGTCGGGGAGTTCGTGGACGTCATGGACGAGCACCTGCGGGCCGGTCGCATCCGCGCCTACGGCGGATCGAACTGGACTCCGGAGCGCGTGGACGAGGCCAACGCCTACGCGAAGGCCAACGGCCGCGCCGGATTCACGATCCTGTCCAACCACTTCGGCCTCGCCGAGGCCCTCGACGTGCCGTGGAAGGGCTGTGTCCACGCCACGGATCCGCAGTCCAAGGCATGGCTCGAGGACCGCGGCATCGCCCTGCTGCCCTGGTCCTCGCAGGCACGAGGATTCTTCACCGGCCGCGCCCATCCCGAGGACCGCTCGGACGCAGAGCTGGTGCGCTGCTATTACAGCGACGACAATTTCGAGCGGCTCGCCCGGGCGGAGGAGCTCGGCCGTGAGCGCGCCGTCCCGGCCACCGCGATCGCCCTGGCCTACGTGCTGCATCAGAAGTTCCCGACCTTCGCGCTGTTCGGCCCGCGCAGCATCGCCGAGATGCGCTCCTCGACCCTGGGGCTGGGCGTCGAACTGTCGGAGTCCGAGCTGGCCTGGCTCGACCTGAGGGCTCCGGCCCGGTGA
- the rho gene encoding transcription termination factor Rho → MNDTTSGADLAAKKLPELQAIAAERGIKGARRLRKGELIEAIRGGGAPPTADASAAADAPAESAAPKETVAQDDAETATTGRAERSRSRSRSRAASGGSGEESAPELGIELPTGGGAGEDREKSRGDSGNRSGSREDAGGEGDGRASGGRRPRSGEEHRGEDQGRGEDRRDGQNRGGGQRRRLEDIELPDRSGEQDEDRQGEDGCDDDRRGRSRSRNRSRDRKRRGRGGQNDQGGPSGQGSQNSQGGQNSQGGQGSQGGNQDDGQAREGDELMTIAGILDIRDNNAYVRTTGYLPGASDVYVTMNQVKRAGLRKGDAITGQVKTPRDGEDRQVEQQHHGGGRNRRGKGGGGNQNKYAALVQVDTINGMPVERARQRVDFGKLTPLYPDERLRLETAPNAISPRVIDLVSPIGKGQRGLIVAPPKAGKTIIMQQIANAITVNNPEVHLMVVLVDERPEEVTDMQRTVKGEVIASTFDRPASDHTIVAELAIERAKRLVEMGRDVVVLLDSLTRLSRAYNLAAPASGRILSGGVDASALYPPKRFFGAARNIEHGGSLTILASALVETGSKMDEVIFEEFKGTGNMELRLSRHLADKRIFPAVDVNASGTRREEALMGKDELAIMWKLRRVLGALEQQQALEMLMERIKKSQSNSEFLMTVQKNTPSVSGRSSN, encoded by the coding sequence GTGAACGACACCACCTCCGGCGCAGATCTTGCGGCGAAGAAGCTTCCCGAGTTGCAGGCCATCGCGGCCGAGCGCGGCATCAAGGGGGCCCGTCGCCTGCGCAAGGGCGAACTGATCGAGGCGATTCGTGGCGGCGGTGCGCCGCCGACCGCCGATGCCTCCGCCGCCGCGGACGCGCCGGCAGAATCCGCTGCACCGAAGGAGACCGTCGCGCAGGATGACGCGGAGACGGCGACCACCGGTCGCGCCGAGCGTTCCCGCTCCCGTTCGCGCTCTCGCGCCGCTTCGGGCGGCTCGGGCGAGGAATCCGCGCCCGAGCTCGGCATCGAGCTGCCTACCGGCGGTGGCGCCGGCGAGGATCGTGAGAAGAGCCGCGGCGACTCCGGGAATCGCTCGGGGAGTCGCGAGGACGCCGGCGGCGAGGGCGACGGCCGCGCGAGCGGCGGCCGCAGGCCCCGCAGCGGCGAGGAGCACCGTGGCGAGGATCAGGGCCGCGGTGAGGATCGCCGGGACGGGCAGAACCGCGGTGGTGGCCAGCGCCGACGCCTGGAGGACATCGAGCTCCCGGACCGTTCCGGGGAACAGGACGAGGACCGGCAGGGCGAGGACGGCTGCGACGACGATCGTCGGGGGCGCTCCCGCAGCCGCAACCGCTCGCGAGACCGCAAGCGCCGAGGCCGCGGCGGGCAGAACGATCAGGGTGGCCCGAGCGGCCAGGGGTCGCAGAACTCGCAGGGCGGCCAGAACTCGCAGGGCGGCCAGGGCTCCCAGGGGGGCAACCAGGACGACGGACAGGCCCGCGAGGGTGATGAGCTGATGACCATCGCCGGCATCCTGGACATCCGCGACAACAACGCGTACGTGCGCACCACCGGGTACCTCCCCGGCGCCAGCGACGTCTACGTGACCATGAACCAGGTCAAGCGGGCAGGGCTGCGCAAGGGCGATGCCATCACCGGCCAGGTCAAGACGCCGCGTGACGGTGAGGACCGCCAGGTCGAGCAGCAGCACCACGGCGGTGGCCGCAACCGCCGCGGCAAGGGCGGCGGCGGCAATCAGAACAAGTACGCCGCGCTGGTCCAGGTCGACACCATCAACGGGATGCCGGTCGAGCGCGCCCGGCAGAGGGTCGACTTCGGCAAGCTCACCCCGCTGTACCCCGATGAGCGGCTCCGGCTGGAGACCGCACCGAACGCCATCTCGCCGCGCGTGATCGACCTCGTCTCGCCGATCGGCAAGGGCCAGCGCGGCCTGATCGTCGCGCCCCCGAAGGCCGGCAAGACGATCATCATGCAGCAGATCGCGAACGCGATCACCGTGAACAATCCCGAGGTCCACCTCATGGTCGTGCTCGTCGACGAGCGCCCCGAGGAGGTCACGGACATGCAGCGGACGGTCAAGGGTGAGGTCATCGCCTCGACCTTCGACCGCCCGGCCTCGGACCACACCATCGTCGCCGAGCTCGCGATCGAGCGGGCCAAGCGCCTGGTGGAGATGGGTCGCGACGTGGTGGTCCTGCTGGACTCGCTCACCCGTCTGTCCCGCGCCTATAACCTGGCCGCACCGGCCTCCGGTCGGATCCTCTCCGGCGGTGTCGACGCCTCGGCCCTGTACCCGCCCAAGCGCTTCTTCGGCGCGGCGCGCAACATCGAGCACGGCGGCTCGCTGACGATCCTCGCCTCGGCGCTGGTGGAGACCGGCTCCAAGATGGACGAGGTCATCTTCGAGGAGTTCAAGGGCACCGGCAATATGGAGCTGCGGCTCTCGCGCCACCTCGCGGACAAGCGGATCTTCCCGGCCGTGGACGTCAACGCCTCGGGCACCCGTCGCGAGGAGGCGCTCATGGGCAAGGATGAGCTGGCCATCATGTGGAAGCTCCGACGAGTGCTCGGCGCACTCGAGCAGCAGCAGGCGCTCGAGATGCTCATGGAGCGGATCAAGAAGAGCCAGTCCAACTCCGAGTTCCTGATGACGGTCCAGAAGAACACGCCCAGCGTGAGCGGGCGCAGCTCGAACTGA
- the thrB gene encoding homoserine kinase gives MRIQHTRVSVRVPATSANLGPGFDTLGLALDLCDELSVEATTGAVEITVQGEGSASVPAGEDHLVVRALRRGLDHAGAPQTGLRLQAMNRIPHGRGLGSSAAATLAGLLLARGMISDPEALDDQAVLQLATEFEGHPDNAAPALCGGVVLSWMQGAAARAVPLHVADGVLRPVVLLPTTTLPTDQARGLLPEEVPYTDAVFNASRSALLVHALAGSPELLLEATEDRLHQDRRAPGMPESVELMRVLRREGHAAVVSGAGPSVLVMSGRRTDLAPLVRRFVADPTTWRIAEVGLRTVAAAPVVG, from the coding sequence GTGAGGATCCAGCACACCCGGGTCTCGGTGCGGGTCCCCGCGACCTCCGCGAATCTCGGGCCCGGCTTCGACACCCTGGGGCTGGCCCTGGACCTCTGCGACGAGCTGAGCGTCGAGGCGACCACCGGCGCGGTCGAGATCACGGTCCAGGGGGAGGGGTCCGCCTCGGTGCCTGCCGGCGAGGACCACCTCGTCGTGCGCGCTCTGCGCCGCGGCCTCGATCATGCCGGAGCTCCGCAGACCGGCCTGCGACTGCAGGCCATGAACCGCATCCCGCACGGCCGGGGCCTCGGTTCCAGCGCTGCGGCCACCCTTGCCGGTCTGCTGCTGGCGCGGGGGATGATCTCCGATCCCGAGGCGCTGGATGACCAGGCCGTGCTGCAGCTGGCGACGGAGTTCGAAGGTCATCCCGACAACGCCGCCCCGGCGCTGTGCGGTGGTGTGGTGCTGTCCTGGATGCAGGGAGCTGCGGCCCGGGCGGTGCCGCTGCATGTCGCCGACGGCGTGCTGCGCCCCGTGGTGCTGCTGCCCACGACCACCCTGCCCACCGATCAGGCCAGAGGGCTGCTGCCAGAGGAGGTCCCCTACACCGACGCGGTGTTCAACGCCTCCCGCTCCGCTCTGCTCGTCCACGCCCTCGCCGGCTCGCCGGAGCTCCTGCTCGAAGCGACCGAGGATCGGCTGCACCAGGATCGGCGCGCCCCGGGCATGCCCGAGAGTGTCGAGCTGATGCGGGTGCTGCGCAGGGAGGGCCACGCCGCCGTGGTCTCGGGTGCGGGTCCCTCGGTGCTGGTGATGTCCGGTCGCCGCACGGATCTGGCACCGCTGGTCCGCCGCTTCGTCGCCGATCCCACCACCTGGCGGATCGCTGAGGTGGGGCTGCGAACGGTCGCCGCCGCGCCTGTGGTAGGTTGA
- the thrC gene encoding threonine synthase, translated as MAHQWRGVLAEYREHLPFAESDTLLTLGEGGTPLVPAPALSTKVGADVHIKVEGMNPTGSFKDRGMVSAMSKALSDGATAVVCASTGNTSASAAAYATAAGLTCAVLLPQGKIAAGKLAQAVVHGAKLIQVDGNFDDCLEIARKLDAEHPIELVNSVNPYRLQGQKTAAYEISDALGRAPDIHILPVGNAGNISAYWMGYREYCEAGITDSLPQMWGFQAAGAAPFVAGHPITNPETVATAIRIGAPASWHLAVEARDDSGGLIDAVTDQQILDAQKLLAAEVGIFVEPASAAGVAGLLQQAEKGLVPAGATITITVTGNGLKDIDTAMSQHELTPTVVPVDIAAAAEAIGL; from the coding sequence ATGGCACATCAATGGCGCGGCGTCCTCGCCGAGTACCGAGAGCATCTTCCGTTCGCCGAGAGCGACACCCTGCTGACGCTGGGGGAGGGCGGAACCCCGCTGGTGCCCGCTCCCGCCCTGTCGACGAAGGTCGGCGCGGACGTCCACATCAAGGTCGAGGGGATGAACCCCACCGGTTCGTTCAAGGACCGCGGCATGGTCTCGGCGATGTCGAAGGCGCTGAGCGACGGCGCGACCGCCGTGGTGTGCGCCTCCACCGGCAACACCAGCGCTTCGGCCGCGGCCTACGCCACCGCGGCGGGCCTGACCTGCGCGGTGCTGCTGCCGCAGGGGAAGATCGCCGCCGGGAAGCTCGCCCAGGCCGTCGTGCACGGCGCGAAGCTGATCCAGGTCGACGGTAATTTCGATGATTGCCTCGAGATCGCCCGGAAGCTCGACGCGGAGCACCCGATCGAGCTGGTCAACTCGGTGAACCCGTACCGCCTCCAGGGGCAGAAGACCGCCGCCTACGAGATCAGCGATGCACTGGGCCGGGCTCCCGACATCCATATCCTCCCTGTCGGCAACGCCGGGAACATCTCCGCCTACTGGATGGGCTATCGCGAGTACTGCGAGGCCGGCATCACCGACTCTCTCCCGCAGATGTGGGGCTTCCAGGCCGCTGGCGCCGCTCCTTTCGTGGCAGGCCATCCGATCACGAACCCCGAGACGGTCGCCACCGCCATCCGCATCGGTGCCCCCGCCTCCTGGCACCTCGCGGTCGAGGCCCGGGACGACTCGGGCGGGCTCATCGACGCGGTCACCGACCAGCAGATCCTCGATGCGCAGAAGCTGCTCGCGGCCGAGGTCGGCATCTTCGTCGAGCCCGCCTCGGCGGCCGGCGTTGCCGGCCTGCTGCAGCAGGCGGAGAAGGGTCTCGTCCCGGCGGGCGCGACGATCACGATCACCGTCACCGGCAACGGGCTCAAGGACATCGACACCGCGATGTCCCAGCACGAACTCACCCCGACGGTGGTGCCGGTCGACATCGCCGCGGCGGCGGAGGCCATCGGCCTGTGA
- a CDS encoding homoserine dehydrogenase encodes MSQHVSGSSAPVRSSSLSTLPTLRVAVLGAGTVGGEVLRLISQQGDELAHRIGGRLEVIGVAVRDIARDRGEHVPAELLTEDAASLMREADLVIEVMGGIEPARSLLLDAMANGASVVTANKALLAQDGATLYEAADAHGVDLYFEAAVAGAIPLVRPVRESLAGDRIQRVLGIVNGTTNFILDAMTRTGASFDDALATAQQLGFAEADPTADVEGHDAAAKASILASLAFHSRMRLTDVHCEGITQVSAQDIAAAARMGRTIKLLSIVERIEEEGGERISARVYPALIPVDHPLASVAEAYNAVFIEADAAGSLMFYGQGAGGTPTASAILGDVVSAARARVHGGVGPRESRYAELESIPLEELRSAFYISLTVEDRPGVLAEIAGTLSGYGISISTIHQELLEQDDASDEPARAHIGISTHRALESAMTSSLDVFSSTATVLSIDSILRIEGE; translated from the coding sequence ATGTCACAGCACGTCTCCGGCAGTTCAGCTCCTGTGAGGTCCTCCTCGCTCTCGACGCTGCCCACCCTCCGTGTCGCGGTTCTCGGTGCCGGCACCGTCGGCGGGGAGGTGCTGCGCCTGATCTCCCAGCAGGGGGACGAGCTCGCCCATCGCATCGGCGGGCGCCTCGAGGTGATCGGGGTGGCCGTGCGCGACATCGCCCGCGATCGTGGCGAGCATGTGCCCGCCGAGCTGCTCACCGAGGACGCCGCCTCCCTGATGCGGGAGGCGGACCTGGTCATCGAGGTGATGGGCGGCATCGAACCGGCTCGCTCCCTCCTGTTGGACGCCATGGCGAACGGGGCGAGCGTGGTGACCGCGAACAAGGCCCTGCTGGCCCAGGACGGCGCCACGCTCTACGAGGCCGCGGATGCTCACGGGGTCGATCTCTATTTCGAGGCCGCAGTCGCCGGCGCGATCCCCTTGGTGCGTCCGGTGCGCGAGTCGCTTGCCGGGGATCGCATCCAGCGAGTGCTCGGGATCGTCAACGGCACCACGAACTTCATCCTCGACGCGATGACCCGTACCGGCGCGAGCTTCGATGACGCCCTGGCCACCGCCCAGCAGCTCGGCTTCGCCGAGGCCGATCCGACGGCCGATGTCGAGGGACACGACGCGGCAGCCAAGGCGTCGATCCTGGCCTCGCTCGCGTTCCACAGCCGGATGCGGCTGACCGACGTGCACTGCGAGGGCATCACCCAGGTCTCTGCTCAGGACATCGCCGCCGCGGCCCGGATGGGCCGCACCATCAAGCTGCTCTCGATCGTCGAACGCATCGAGGAGGAGGGCGGTGAGCGGATCTCCGCCCGTGTCTACCCGGCGCTGATCCCCGTGGACCATCCGCTGGCCTCGGTCGCCGAGGCGTACAACGCCGTGTTCATCGAGGCGGATGCCGCTGGTTCGCTGATGTTCTACGGCCAGGGAGCCGGTGGCACCCCGACCGCCTCCGCCATCCTCGGCGACGTGGTCTCCGCCGCCCGCGCTCGAGTGCACGGCGGGGTGGGGCCTCGCGAGTCGCGGTATGCGGAGCTCGAGTCGATCCCGCTCGAGGAGCTGCGCAGCGCCTTCTACATCTCGCTCACCGTGGAGGACCGACCCGGCGTGCTCGCCGAGATCGCCGGCACCCTGTCGGGCTACGGGATCTCCATCTCGACCATCCACCAGGAGCTGCTCGAGCAGGACGACGCCTCGGACGAACCGGCGCGCGCGCACATCGGCATCAGCACGCACCGGGCACTGGAGTCGGCGATGACCTCGTCGCTCGATGTGTTCTCCTCCACCGCCACGGTGCTGAGCATCGATTCCATCCTGCGCATCGAAGGAGAATGA